The following are encoded in a window of bacterium SCSIO 12643 genomic DNA:
- a CDS encoding T9SS type A sorting domain-containing protein, producing MKKIILGVIFMWSFIGFAQNQISSKKVVIKGVSVVDPKGKPTSYAPLLKNLEAPNPGGKGYKQFLNQQKVKSAQLPQSRQSDSESIKYGNLPDPVILDSMKMRKYIAQIDLEDIYNGGTPLDNTMALSNDYLLASVNSFLWAYDVTGDSNLFVDEFGSTYNISFAQFGQDYIVNPNVEFPFDPKLLYIPERDRFIFLFLSGRQPSDSKTIVGFSSTNDPRDPWYVYMIPGNPRGVDQWSDFPMVGYDNDNMYLSLNLLKANTSWQLGFQGSIVWQVPMDEGFGGDSTLNTVLYDDITHGGNNIRNLTPVQASTNSLAAEKGLTFFSNRNFDIQNDSLFVVEINRGNQDKDIYTLSLPINYGVPPNGIQADDDPNDLTDGLQTNDARFLSAISYNNSSNQKCYEFVGNTKDFGTSRSGIYHGKIIQKESLKKNPEITANIITVDSLDFGYPNISYVNNGKGCYEGSLIAFNHTSSTEFAGVSAIRHSFLEGYSNIIRLKNGDDYVRRLSGSYERWGDYFGMQTLPNDPSQVYTAGFYGTNKKSSSTWFTHLAVSDTNVMTNSQIVNKGDYFNCYSEVSMVTQNGFAPYTYSWSNGVTTNHNIINFCEGFTVTITDAKNCTTEIVSKPIDIKKNDVLYPNPVTDQLTIGFRIAKNTLGNFGIYDVSGSLIVNLGSQNILAGKNEFSFSALPLQKGAYVLIIKDINDEIIIQKRFVKL from the coding sequence ATGAAGAAAATTATACTAGGAGTTATTTTTATGTGGAGCTTTATCGGATTTGCGCAAAATCAAATCAGTTCCAAAAAGGTTGTCATCAAAGGTGTCAGTGTGGTCGATCCAAAAGGTAAACCAACATCTTATGCACCACTCCTAAAAAATCTGGAAGCCCCAAATCCCGGAGGAAAAGGATATAAACAATTTTTAAATCAACAAAAAGTAAAATCTGCCCAATTACCTCAATCCCGTCAAAGCGATTCAGAAAGTATTAAATATGGAAACCTCCCTGATCCTGTGATTTTGGATTCCATGAAAATGCGTAAATACATTGCTCAAATTGATTTGGAAGACATTTACAACGGAGGCACTCCTTTAGATAATACCATGGCTTTAAGTAACGACTATTTATTGGCTAGTGTGAATAGTTTTTTATGGGCTTACGATGTTACCGGAGATTCTAATTTATTTGTCGATGAGTTTGGAAGCACATACAATATTTCATTTGCACAATTTGGTCAGGATTACATTGTAAATCCAAATGTCGAGTTCCCATTTGATCCAAAACTATTATACATCCCTGAACGAGATCGTTTTATTTTCTTGTTTCTTTCAGGTAGACAACCTTCAGATTCTAAAACGATTGTTGGATTTAGTTCTACCAATGATCCACGTGATCCATGGTACGTATATATGATTCCGGGAAACCCTCGCGGTGTAGACCAATGGAGTGATTTTCCAATGGTAGGTTATGACAATGACAATATGTATTTATCACTTAATTTACTTAAAGCCAACACCTCATGGCAACTTGGTTTTCAAGGCAGTATTGTATGGCAAGTTCCAATGGATGAAGGTTTTGGAGGTGATTCTACCCTAAACACCGTGTTGTATGATGACATTACTCATGGAGGAAATAATATCCGTAACCTGACACCAGTGCAGGCATCTACAAATTCATTAGCTGCTGAAAAAGGATTAACTTTCTTTTCGAACAGAAATTTTGATATTCAAAATGACTCGCTTTTTGTGGTTGAAATTAATAGAGGAAATCAAGACAAAGATATTTATACTTTGTCTTTACCCATCAATTATGGTGTTCCGCCAAACGGAATTCAGGCAGATGATGATCCAAACGATTTAACAGATGGATTACAAACAAATGATGCCAGATTTCTAAGTGCAATCTCTTATAACAACTCTTCCAACCAAAAATGTTACGAGTTTGTAGGAAATACCAAAGACTTTGGCACATCAAGATCAGGGATTTATCATGGTAAGATCATTCAAAAAGAGTCCTTAAAGAAAAATCCGGAAATCACTGCCAATATTATCACTGTAGATTCTTTGGATTTTGGTTATCCTAACATTTCATATGTCAACAACGGAAAAGGATGTTACGAAGGTTCTTTAATTGCATTTAATCACACTTCATCTACAGAATTTGCCGGTGTTTCTGCAATACGTCATTCTTTTCTTGAAGGCTACTCTAACATTATCAGACTTAAAAACGGTGATGATTATGTAAGGCGTTTAAGTGGCAGTTATGAAAGATGGGGCGATTATTTTGGAATGCAGACTTTACCAAACGATCCTAGTCAGGTGTATACAGCGGGTTTTTATGGCACCAATAAAAAGAGCTCTTCTACCTGGTTTACGCATTTGGCCGTTTCGGATACCAATGTGATGACCAATTCTCAAATTGTAAATAAAGGTGATTATTTTAATTGCTATTCTGAAGTAAGCATGGTGACCCAAAATGGTTTTGCACCATATACATACAGCTGGTCAAATGGAGTAACAACCAATCATAACATCATTAATTTTTGTGAGGGGTTCACCGTGACTATTACAGATGCTAAAAACTGTACTACCGAAATTGTAAGTAAACCTATCGATATTAAAAAGAATGATGTCTTATATCCTAATCCGGTGACCGACCAATTGACAATCGGATTTCGTATTGCTAAAAACACATTGGGTAATTTTGGCATTTATGATGTTTCAGGAAGTTTGATCGTTAATTTAGGAAGTCAAAATATTCTGGCAGGTAAAAACGAATTCTCATTCTCAGCACTCCCATTACAAAAAGGGGCTTATGTCTTAATCATTAAAGACATCAACGATGAGATTATCATTCAAAAACGATTTGTAAAATTATAG